One region of Olleya sp. Hel_I_94 genomic DNA includes:
- a CDS encoding YHYH protein, whose product MKLIFKPLTYISIVALALFACNSDDSVSDVSVIDGTNDDEEVAVTELHAAFSAFNSDAVTVLLSDDGTQVNIETTGFPDHTSIYWEPDNALYIDEPGVTKTTQNTYIGGGQGEAASFTVDATPNLTGASVTTQLNTIGIAVSGASIFNDQEGMGDLDQAAGSLDWAGAHKGPGVYHYHLEPTPITSNDDSLVGILLDGVFIYGRQCSATGTHPTDLDASGGHTSTTQYTNGVEEYHYHIINEVYPASNYAYAPAYVLFAGPFQGY is encoded by the coding sequence ATGAAACTTATATTTAAACCTTTAACGTACATTTCAATTGTTGCTTTAGCATTATTTGCTTGTAATAGTGATGATTCAGTAAGTGACGTTTCAGTAATTGATGGTACTAATGATGATGAGGAGGTAGCTGTAACAGAATTACATGCAGCGTTTTCAGCATTTAATTCGGATGCTGTTACAGTACTACTATCTGATGATGGTACTCAAGTAAATATTGAAACGACAGGGTTTCCTGATCATACTTCAATTTATTGGGAACCTGATAATGCACTTTATATTGATGAACCTGGCGTAACTAAAACAACTCAAAACACATATATTGGCGGAGGTCAAGGAGAAGCTGCAAGTTTTACAGTGGATGCAACACCAAATTTAACAGGTGCCTCCGTTACTACACAATTAAACACTATTGGTATTGCTGTTAGTGGTGCGTCTATTTTTAATGATCAGGAAGGCATGGGAGATTTAGATCAAGCAGCTGGAAGTTTAGATTGGGCTGGCGCACATAAAGGTCCTGGTGTATATCACTATCATTTAGAGCCTACACCAATTACTAGCAACGACGATAGTTTAGTTGGAATATTATTGGATGGTGTGTTTATTTATGGTAGACAATGTAGTGCTACAGGTACACATCCTACAGATTTAGATGCTTCTGGTGGTCATACATCTACTACACAATACACAAATGGAGTAGAGGAGTATCATTACCATATAATAAACGAAGTATATCCGGCTAGCAATTATGCATACGCACCAGCATATGTATTATTTGCAGGACCATTCCAAGGTTACTAA
- a CDS encoding EF-hand domain-containing protein, with protein sequence MKNNILSTAVLVFGLTVLSVTSVSAQSSDKQKKEPPTFSQLLKELDKDEDGKLSKSEIKGPLKENFDKIDTDEDGFISEAEFKKAPKPKKRERN encoded by the coding sequence ATGAAAAACAACATATTAAGTACAGCAGTATTAGTGTTTGGTTTAACAGTTTTAAGTGTAACTAGTGTTAGCGCTCAATCTAGCGATAAGCAGAAAAAAGAACCACCAACATTTAGTCAGTTATTAAAAGAATTGGATAAAGATGAAGACGGTAAATTATCTAAATCCGAAATCAAAGGACCTTTAAAAGAAAATTTTGATAAAATTGATACAGATGAAGACGGATTTATATCTGAAGCTGAATTTAAAAAAGCACCAAAACCAAAAAAAAGAGAACGTAACTAA
- a CDS encoding Spy/CpxP family protein refolding chaperone, which translates to MKKHTVLYLLLIVLIIMNGFFLFNYIGRPGQNGPKASGDFIVTELKFNDQQLAQFKSLEAKHHNNMRAVGDAIKSLKDQLFSNITAASIDQQEIDNLIVNIADKTITREHELFKRLRAIYNLSDDKQKEQFKSIIKKARRFDNQGPEHPNRPD; encoded by the coding sequence ATGAAAAAACACACCGTTTTATATCTTTTACTTATTGTTTTAATTATAATGAATGGCTTTTTTCTATTCAATTATATAGGTCGTCCAGGTCAGAATGGACCTAAAGCATCAGGAGATTTTATTGTAACTGAGTTAAAATTTAATGACCAACAATTAGCACAATTTAAAAGTTTAGAAGCTAAACATCACAATAATATGCGTGCAGTTGGTGATGCTATTAAGTCTTTAAAAGACCAGTTGTTTAGTAATATTACTGCAGCTTCAATTGATCAACAAGAGATAGATAATTTAATAGTAAATATTGCAGACAAAACAATTACAAGAGAACACGAATTGTTTAAAAGATTAAGGGCAATTTATAATTTGTCTGATGATAAACAAAAAGAACAATTTAAATCTATAATAAAAAAAGCACGAAGATTTGATAATCAAGGACCAGAACATCCTAATAGACCAGATTAA
- a CDS encoding EF-hand domain-containing protein, which translates to MKNNQLKTVLTVFSMLLCFSVFAQGPPGGGGQGGRGGGRGQQRGGTPDASEILSKLDINKDQVIDKDEAASDERGKISEDFDVIDTNEDGVIDLDELKVSLDDSKPRKISAKKIIKAVDDNGDGTLNELEVAAKKKIELSDNFSKIDTNSDGELDLEELKAFFETDDKPKRRKRD; encoded by the coding sequence ATGAAAAATAACCAATTAAAAACAGTATTAACAGTCTTTTCAATGCTATTATGTTTTAGCGTTTTTGCTCAAGGACCTCCAGGTGGAGGTGGACAAGGCGGAAGAGGAGGCGGAAGAGGTCAGCAACGTGGAGGCACACCAGATGCGTCTGAAATTCTTTCAAAATTAGACATTAATAAAGATCAAGTGATTGATAAAGATGAAGCAGCTAGCGATGAAAGAGGGAAAATATCAGAAGATTTTGATGTCATTGACACTAACGAAGATGGAGTGATTGATTTGGATGAATTAAAAGTGTCTTTAGATGATAGTAAGCCTAGAAAAATTTCAGCTAAAAAAATAATCAAAGCTGTTGATGATAATGGTGACGGAACATTAAATGAATTAGAAGTAGCTGCTAAAAAGAAAATTGAATTATCTGATAATTTTAGTAAGATAGATACTAATAGTGATGGTGAGTTAGATTTGGAAGAATTAAAGGCGTTTTTTGAAACTGACGATAAGCCTAAACGTAGAAAAAGAGACTGA
- a CDS encoding YHYH protein — MKNIFKIITLVIIGLLLGCNSQKKSTSHSHDGSENHSHDTENNVNSTTNYYGNYDLEDATFGTKTKVSIVGDTRIMVTNSLPNHDTGAFPNPGNPNTIAPQDITYSFPLIPKYTGKAQWMREPGIALNGIKFEPQTAEVVICDTGENYRVEAIQDVIDLGLDFNHAHVQPTGAYHYHGTPTSVISKFDTGQDLVHIGFAHDGFPMYYSKSGQYKPSFKLLDGTREGEDCTYDNPHQHMDIAVGGHHDGTYGSDYEYVAGYGDLDECNGITVDGKYMYLVTNQFPYVGRCVMGEVEADQQGPPNGQPNGQGERPDPSQIIEKMDANNDGKLSVNEAKGPLKEDFSKIDSNSDGFITKEELEKASKNGGQRPQGGRPQGGRN, encoded by the coding sequence ATGAAAAATATATTTAAAATTATTACACTAGTGATTATTGGACTTTTGTTAGGTTGTAATAGTCAAAAAAAATCTACGTCTCATAGTCATGATGGATCCGAAAATCATTCCCATGACACAGAAAATAACGTAAATTCTACAACCAATTATTACGGGAATTACGACCTAGAGGATGCTACTTTTGGGACTAAAACTAAAGTTAGTATTGTTGGAGATACACGTATTATGGTGACCAATTCATTACCAAACCATGACACAGGAGCTTTTCCTAATCCAGGTAATCCAAATACTATCGCGCCTCAGGATATCACTTATTCATTTCCATTAATACCAAAATATACTGGTAAAGCGCAATGGATGAGAGAACCAGGAATTGCTTTAAATGGAATTAAATTTGAACCTCAAACTGCAGAGGTGGTTATTTGTGATACAGGAGAAAATTATCGTGTAGAGGCTATTCAGGATGTTATAGATCTTGGTTTGGATTTTAATCATGCACATGTACAACCTACAGGTGCTTATCATTATCATGGGACGCCAACGTCTGTGATTTCAAAATTTGATACAGGACAAGATTTGGTTCATATTGGATTTGCTCATGATGGTTTTCCTATGTACTATTCAAAAAGTGGACAGTATAAACCTAGCTTTAAACTGTTAGACGGAACCAGAGAAGGTGAAGATTGTACTTATGATAATCCTCATCAACATATGGATATTGCTGTTGGTGGTCATCATGATGGGACATATGGCTCTGATTACGAGTATGTAGCTGGTTATGGAGATTTAGACGAGTGTAATGGTATTACTGTTGATGGTAAGTATATGTATTTAGTAACTAATCAGTTTCCTTATGTTGGTCGTTGTGTTATGGGAGAAGTAGAAGCAGATCAACAAGGACCACCAAATGGACAACCAAATGGTCAAGGAGAACGACCAGATCCATCTCAAATAATAGAAAAGATGGATGCTAATAATGATGGTAAATTATCTGTTAACGAAGCTAAAGGGCCTTTAAAAGAAGACTTTTCTAAAATTGATAGCAATAGCGATGGTTTTATTACAAAAGAAGAATTAGAAAAAGCCTCAAAAAATGGAGGACAAAGACCACAAGGCGGACGTCCTCAAGGCGGAAGAAATTAA
- a CDS encoding endonuclease, whose protein sequence is MKQFYLLSLTLLLTLTSFAQVPANYYDSATGLTGYALKSELRSIITNGHSDQGYSGLWLGYETTDRDLYYENDNTILDIYSEKPTATDQYSYTYNSDQCGNYNAEGVCYNREHLVPQSSFGEASPMKNDIHHVYPTDGYVNGGRGSFAFGIVGSASNTYSNGSKKGTSAVPGYSGTVFEPIDEFKGDVARALLYFATRYENTVDGYTSFDMFNGTNDQVFQGWAISLLLDWHNNVDPVDARDIQRNNSAYNFQGNANPFISHPEYANAIWNPGPTDTQAPTVPANIVASNPTSTTIDLSWSASTDNTAVVSYDVFDGSNYVNTGSNATTYTISGLTPETTYTLSVRARDAEDNTSALSTTATETTLAGSTGTSNDLYFSEYIEGSSNNKALEIANFTGAAITDLTGYELRLSSNGNSGWTATYNFPSGASINNNDVYVIGNSNLSVCTAAVDDSNNTITGFNGNDAIGLFKNGILIDIIGTLGDNTIYAANTTLVRNSNISGGNSTFNLNEWTESPSDTCTNLGQHNQTLSTTDFNKQEIKIYPNPIKSSLLTIEVNENSSFEIYDILGKKILKGNVTSKNNKVSLSSLSKGVYILRLQNKNGSITKKLIKE, encoded by the coding sequence ATGAAACAATTTTACTTATTATCATTAACCTTACTACTAACACTAACTAGTTTTGCTCAAGTTCCAGCTAATTATTATGATAGTGCTACTGGATTAACTGGTTATGCTCTTAAATCAGAATTAAGAAGTATTATTACTAATGGACATTCTGATCAAGGCTATTCAGGTTTATGGTTGGGATATGAAACCACAGATAGAGACCTTTATTATGAAAACGATAATACAATTTTAGATATTTATTCTGAAAAACCTACTGCTACAGACCAATACAGCTATACATACAACTCTGATCAATGCGGAAATTACAATGCTGAAGGTGTTTGTTATAACAGAGAACATTTAGTGCCTCAATCATCATTTGGAGAAGCCTCTCCAATGAAAAATGACATACATCACGTGTATCCAACAGATGGCTATGTTAATGGCGGACGCGGAAGCTTTGCATTTGGTATTGTGGGTTCTGCTAGTAATACATATTCTAACGGATCTAAAAAAGGAACAAGTGCTGTTCCTGGATATTCAGGAACTGTTTTTGAACCAATTGACGAGTTTAAAGGTGATGTTGCAAGAGCTTTGTTATACTTTGCGACACGTTATGAAAACACAGTTGATGGTTACACCAGTTTTGATATGTTTAATGGTACTAATGACCAAGTATTTCAGGGTTGGGCTATTAGTTTGTTATTAGATTGGCACAATAATGTTGATCCAGTAGATGCCAGAGATATACAACGTAATAACTCAGCTTACAATTTTCAAGGTAACGCTAATCCATTTATTAGTCATCCAGAATACGCAAATGCTATATGGAATCCTGGACCTACAGATACACAAGCTCCAACAGTGCCTGCAAATATAGTAGCTTCTAATCCAACATCAACTACAATTGATTTATCTTGGTCAGCATCTACTGACAACACAGCTGTTGTAAGTTACGATGTTTTTGATGGTAGCAATTACGTAAATACAGGATCAAACGCAACGACTTATACTATTTCAGGATTAACACCAGAAACGACTTACACGCTATCTGTAAGAGCAAGAGACGCAGAAGACAACACCTCTGCATTAAGTACAACAGCTACTGAAACTACATTAGCTGGAAGTACAGGTACAAGTAACGATTTGTACTTTTCAGAATATATAGAAGGTTCTAGTAACAATAAAGCTTTGGAAATTGCAAACTTTACTGGAGCAGCTATAACAGACCTAACAGGTTATGAACTAAGATTAAGCTCTAACGGTAACTCGGGATGGACAGCAACATACAACTTTCCTAGTGGTGCATCAATCAATAATAATGACGTGTATGTTATAGGAAATAGTAATTTATCAGTATGTACAGCTGCTGTAGATGATTCAAATAATACCATTACAGGATTTAATGGTAATGATGCTATAGGATTATTTAAAAACGGAATCCTAATTGACATAATTGGTACTTTAGGAGATAATACGATTTATGCTGCAAACACTACTTTGGTAAGAAATTCAAATATTTCTGGAGGAAATAGCACCTTTAACCTAAATGAATGGACCGAATCTCCATCTGATACATGTACCAACTTAGGACAACATAATCAAACATTAAGCACAACAGACTTTAACAAACAAGAAATCAAAATATATCCAAACCCTATTAAATCTAGCTTATTAACTATTGAGGTTAATGAAAACTCTAGCTTTGAAATTTATGATATTTTAGGTAAAAAGATTTTAAAAGGTAACGTGACTTCTAAAAACAATAAAGTTAGTCTATCTAGCTTAAGTAAAGGTGTCTACATATTAAGATTACAAAACAAAAACGGTAGTATTACTAAAAAACTGATTAAAGAATAA
- a CDS encoding RNA polymerase sigma factor, which translates to MTETDFIHQLKAKSSASYSKLLEDFQHKVFGTCLSFVPNREDAEDIAQEVFVEVFNSIHKFKQESKLATWIYRITTNKCLEFIRKKNAKKRFAFLESLSSNDYNLDKASYFTEINHPGLVLEQKETSEILFLAINKLPEAQRIVFTLNKIDDKSYKEISEITNKSVGSIESLLFRAKKNLQKTLENFYKNQE; encoded by the coding sequence TTGACAGAAACAGATTTTATACACCAGCTTAAGGCTAAAAGTAGCGCCTCTTATAGTAAGCTTTTGGAGGATTTTCAGCACAAAGTGTTTGGGACTTGTCTGTCATTTGTACCAAATAGGGAAGATGCAGAGGATATCGCTCAAGAGGTTTTTGTGGAGGTTTTTAATTCTATTCATAAATTTAAGCAAGAATCTAAGTTAGCCACATGGATTTATAGGATTACAACCAATAAATGTTTAGAATTTATTAGAAAAAAAAACGCTAAAAAACGTTTTGCTTTTTTAGAGTCATTGTCAAGTAATGATTATAATCTAGATAAAGCTAGTTACTTTACAGAGATTAATCATCCAGGATTAGTTTTAGAACAAAAAGAAACTAGTGAAATCTTGTTTTTAGCTATTAACAAATTGCCTGAAGCACAACGTATAGTTTTTACGCTAAATAAAATTGATGATAAAAGCTATAAAGAAATTAGTGAAATTACTAATAAAAGTGTTGGATCTATTGAGTCTTTGCTGTTTAGAGCTAAAAAGAATTTACAAAAAACACTAGAAAATTTTTATAAAAATCAAGAGTAA
- a CDS encoding CotH kinase family protein: MKYIKSKLNLLLIAVVFGITLTVFTSCNDDDSVTTTEIEDEDVVVIDDTDFEATDWTSETHSKDADPNFEEVFEDNAVKRLDIVITEARWQSMLDNMTSLYGTFGAGAGGPGGAGGGVLTETDEDPIFVPAEVFYNGIEWYRVGVRFKGNSSLQTSWQNGILKLSLKLDFDEFEDDYPQIDNQRFYGFKKLSLKNNFDDKSMLREKVATDVFRNSGLVASHTAFYTVYVDHGDGPQYFGLYTMVEEVDDTVLDTQFSDDDGNLYKPDGVAASFAMGTYNESEYVKKTNEDEGDFDDVASLLAVINDGSRTTDPESWRANLDAVFDTDVFIKYLAVNTVVQNWDTYGRMTHNYFLYNNPDTSKLTWIPWDNNEALQTGKMGGSLPLDFSGLNNSEWPLIGYLYQDSVYKAQYDTYVQDVVENAFNVSTIQSLYANYAALIQPYATSEVAGYSFLENGSDFQNAVNLLNTHVSSRATAVSDYLD; the protein is encoded by the coding sequence ATGAAGTATATAAAAAGCAAATTAAACCTTTTATTAATAGCAGTTGTATTTGGTATAACGCTTACAGTCTTTACTTCTTGTAATGACGATGATAGTGTTACAACAACAGAAATAGAGGATGAAGACGTTGTAGTAATTGACGATACTGATTTTGAAGCCACAGATTGGACTTCTGAGACGCACAGTAAAGATGCAGATCCTAATTTTGAAGAAGTATTTGAAGATAACGCTGTAAAAAGATTAGATATAGTAATTACTGAAGCACGTTGGCAATCTATGCTTGATAATATGACAAGCCTTTACGGAACTTTTGGAGCTGGTGCAGGTGGTCCAGGAGGAGCTGGTGGTGGTGTTTTAACAGAAACTGATGAAGATCCAATTTTTGTACCTGCCGAAGTATTTTATAATGGTATTGAATGGTATCGCGTTGGTGTAAGATTTAAAGGTAATTCTAGTTTACAAACTAGCTGGCAAAATGGGATTTTAAAACTTTCGCTTAAATTAGATTTTGATGAGTTTGAAGATGATTATCCACAAATAGACAACCAACGTTTTTATGGTTTTAAAAAGTTAAGTCTTAAAAATAACTTTGATGATAAGTCTATGTTGCGCGAAAAAGTAGCGACAGATGTTTTTAGAAACTCAGGATTAGTAGCCTCACATACCGCATTTTATACCGTTTATGTAGACCATGGTGATGGACCACAATATTTTGGACTGTACACTATGGTGGAAGAAGTGGATGATACCGTTTTAGATACACAATTTTCTGATGATGATGGTAATTTATACAAGCCAGATGGTGTTGCTGCTAGTTTTGCTATGGGAACTTATAATGAAAGTGAATACGTTAAAAAAACTAATGAAGATGAAGGCGATTTTGATGATGTTGCTAGTTTATTAGCTGTAATAAATGATGGTTCAAGAACTACAGACCCAGAATCATGGAGAGCAAATCTTGACGCTGTGTTTGATACAGATGTTTTTATAAAATACTTAGCAGTTAATACAGTCGTTCAAAATTGGGATACTTATGGAAGGATGACACATAATTATTTTTTATATAACAATCCCGATACTAGTAAACTAACATGGATACCATGGGATAATAACGAAGCTTTGCAAACAGGAAAAATGGGAGGCTCATTACCATTGGATTTTTCCGGTTTAAACAACTCTGAATGGCCATTAATTGGCTATTTGTATCAAGACTCGGTTTACAAAGCGCAATATGACACCTATGTACAAGACGTTGTAGAAAATGCTTTTAATGTTAGCACAATTCAGTCTCTGTACGCGAATTACGCAGCATTAATACAACCTTATGCAACATCAGAAGTTGCAGGTTATAGTTTTTTAGAAAATGGTTCGGATTTCCAAAATGCAGTTAACCTTTTAAATACACATGTATCATCTCGTGCAACAGCAGTTAGTGATTACTTAGATTAA
- a CDS encoding RsmB/NOP family class I SAM-dependent RNA methyltransferase — protein sequence MRLHKNLCFATVDGLLLIFNDGHYADKVVQQLLKRDKRWGSRDRGFVAETTYDIVRWKRLYAEIAEVKEPFNRDEIWRMFAVWATLKGITLPDWKYFENTPTRKIKGRFDEFSKIRKIKESFPDWMDELAAEALGEAVWTKEAAALNEQADVILRVNTLKTTREKLKSDLFDLDIETEALEKYPNALKLAERGNVFTTEAFKNGHFEVQDASSQLVAEYLQVEPGMRVVDTCAGAGGKTLHLASLMENKGQIIALDIYDNKLKELKRRAKRAGAHNIEPRHIDSTKVIKKLYDKADRVLIDAPCSGLGVLRRNPDAKWKMQPEFIEKIKKTQAEILSSYSRMVKSGGKLVYATCSILPSENQDQVTKFLASESGKEFSLIKDNKILSHQSGYDGFYMALLERK from the coding sequence ATGCGCTTACACAAAAATTTATGCTTTGCCACAGTTGATGGTTTATTATTAATCTTTAACGACGGTCATTATGCAGATAAAGTTGTTCAACAATTACTTAAACGCGACAAACGTTGGGGAAGTCGTGATAGAGGTTTTGTTGCAGAAACCACATACGATATCGTACGATGGAAAAGGCTTTATGCAGAAATTGCTGAAGTAAAAGAACCATTTAACAGAGATGAAATCTGGCGTATGTTTGCGGTTTGGGCTACACTAAAAGGTATCACACTTCCTGATTGGAAATATTTTGAAAATACACCGACAAGAAAAATTAAAGGTCGTTTTGACGAATTTTCTAAAATTAGAAAAATAAAAGAGTCGTTTCCAGATTGGATGGATGAGTTAGCTGCTGAAGCTTTAGGCGAAGCTGTTTGGACTAAAGAAGCTGCTGCCTTAAATGAGCAAGCTGATGTTATTTTAAGAGTAAATACACTTAAAACAACTAGAGAAAAACTTAAATCCGATTTATTTGATTTAGATATTGAAACTGAAGCATTAGAAAAATACCCAAATGCATTAAAATTAGCCGAACGTGGTAATGTATTTACTACAGAGGCTTTTAAAAATGGTCATTTTGAAGTGCAAGATGCCTCTTCTCAATTAGTTGCAGAATATTTACAAGTAGAACCTGGAATGCGTGTTGTGGATACATGCGCTGGTGCAGGAGGAAAAACATTGCACCTTGCAAGTTTGATGGAAAATAAAGGTCAAATAATTGCACTAGACATTTACGATAATAAATTAAAAGAGTTAAAACGTCGTGCTAAACGTGCTGGAGCTCATAATATTGAGCCAAGACACATAGACTCGACTAAAGTTATTAAAAAACTTTATGATAAAGCAGATCGTGTATTAATTGATGCACCATGTTCTGGATTAGGCGTTTTAAGAAGAAATCCAGATGCTAAATGGAAAATGCAACCAGAATTTATTGAAAAAATCAAAAAAACACAAGCCGAAATATTAAGCTCATATTCTAGAATGGTTAAGTCTGGAGGAAAATTAGTATATGCTACATGTTCTATTTTACCATCAGAGAATCAAGATCAAGTAACCAAATTTTTAGCTTCAGAAAGTGGTAAAGAGTTTTCTTTAATCAAGGATAATAAAATTTTATCTCACCAATCAGGCTATGATGGCTTTTATATGGCGCTTTTAGAAAGAAAATAA